AAGAGTGCAACCAAGTTTATCCTAAAAGGATAGTTATCGGTTATGTCTAGCTCTGGTGTTTTCACACTGTTAACCCCATGTCATCTGCAAAAAGTTTATTGATTCGCGGCGCTCGCATAATTTTACCTAATGGAGAATTAATGGTTGGGGATGTGCTGATGCGCGATCGCCAAATAGTCGAAGTTGCACCAGAAATCTCCACCACAACAGTTACCACAGCAATTGACGCTGAAGGGTTAACTTTGTTGCCAGGAGTGATTGATCCGCAGGTGCATTTCCGAGAACCAGGACTAGAACACAAGGAAGATTTATTTACTGCCAGTTGTGCCTGTGCCAAAGGCGGAGTCACCTCCTTTCTAGAAATGCCGAATACGCGCCCTTTAACGACGACTCAGGAAGCTTTAGACGATAAGCTACACCGAGCCTCGACCAAGTGCCTAGTTAATTATGGCTTTTTTATTGGCGCAACAGCAGAGAATCTGTCAGATTTGTTGGCAGTCCAGCCGACACCAGGAATTAAAATTTTCATGGGGTCGATGCATGGTCAGTTGCTGGTTGACCAGGAAGCAGCGCTGGAGAGTATATTTTCTCAAGGAGACCGGTTAATTGCCGTTCATGCGGAAGACCAAGCCAGAATTAACCAACGAAGACAAGAATTTGCTGATATTCACGATCCCGCTGTTCACTCCCAGATTCAAGATAATCAAGCCGCACTGTTGGCTACTCAGCTAGCCTTAAAACTTTCGCGAAAATACCAACGTCGGCTACATATTCTGCATATGTCAACAGCCGAAGAAGCCGACTTGCTACGTCAGGATAAACCAAGTTGGGTAACGGCTGAAGTGACACCACAGCATTTAATGTTGAATACCAGTGCTTATGAAAAAATTGGCACCTTGGCACAAATGAATCCACCATTGCGATCGCCCCATGATAATGAAGTCCTGTGGCAAGCTTTGCGCGATGGTGTGATTGATTTTATTGCCACAGATCATGCACCACACACCTTAGAAGAAAAAGCCCAAGCTTACCCCAAAAGTCCTTCAGGTATGCCTGGGGTAGAAACTTCCTTGGCTGTGATGTTAACTGCCGCTATGGCAGGTAAGTGTACCGTTGCTCAAGTTGCTAACTGGATGTCAAAGGCTGTGGCTATTGCTTATGGTATTCCCAATAAGGGAGCGATCGCACCTGGTTATGATGCCGATTTAGTGCTTGTAGATTTAAACACTTATCGCCAGGTCCGCCGTGAAGAATTGTTAACCAAGTCTCGCTGGAGTCCTTTTGAAGGCTGGAACCTTACCGGATGGGCTGTAACCACTATTGTTGGTGGTGAAATTGTTTATGACAAGGGGATATTAAATACCTCAGTGCGTGGTCAGGCGCTAACTTTCTTGTCAGGGAGTTCCAAGTAAGGGACTGACAAATAAATACAGGACTTACGCACTAGGCTATTCGTGGAGATCGGGCATGGGGCATAGGGCATGGGGCATGGTAAAGATTCCCAATGCCCTATGCCCAATGCCCAAAGTCGGCGGGCGGCTGTCCCTCTCCACCCACAAGGGGATGGAGTTTCCCGCCGACTTCCAATAAATATACAATCGTAGGGTGCGTCAGCAGCGAGAAACTCAAGACTGACGCACCTTACTGTGGATAATTTACAGCAATTTTCATTCATTTGAACCACAGATCTTCGTAGGGGCGCAAGGCCTTGCGCCCCAAAAGCGTGGTCTATTTACCTGAAAATGGCTGTAATTTCTGGAAGTCTCTAAAACAGTTATCAGTCCTGTAGAGGTGGGGGTCTCCAACTCCCAAGGACTGAGGGAAATCTTAACTAAAGAGCTCTTAACAGTGCGGAACGAAGTGTTAAGAGTTCCCTGTTCCCTTCTTGATGAAGGGTTTTTTGGTATTGTCCAGTATATAAATACTTAAAATTTTTGCACAAATAAAACCGGCTTACTATATAATAATCCGGGTTTATTTGTGCAAGCAAAAAATCCTGAAAAGCTGATAAATAGGTAATTTTATCCATATTTACTCTTCATTGTTATAGTGCATACACTTAAAAATATATTGCCCATCTAAATAGCAATATATTTTCAATATTAAAAAGCGTATAAATACGCGCTCATCAAGTATTTATACCATGCAAATTTTTGATTATTATCTTACTTAGGTAATGCATATATATAGCGATATAAGAATATCTTTTCGAGAAAAAATATTTGAATCACTTTATCTCATTAATTTAAAATTGCCAGTTTTCACGGTATAGATCGTGGACTTCTAGTGGGAACAATAAACCCAGGAACAAGTTAGATAATTTATATAAGCCGTGAGAATTGTTTAACTTTTCTGAAATATATTTGGGTATTCAAGCATCCAATTTATCTCTTATTCGCTATAGAGAATAAAAATTGGGCTAAACCATGCTGACTATTTTTTGTAAAAAATCTATTTTCTTCCAAGAAAAGTTTACATGTGGTTAATTCCTCCTTAAAAATTGTTTGTTTTACTTCGGGAAATTGGCTGTTACTGAGAATCATTTAACCAAAAAGCTGATGAGCCTGCGGTAACATCCAAAAATCCGCCAAAATCAATATCTACTGTGAATTGGTTACTTCGGCAATCAAGCTAGTCGATATCAATTGTAGATACATCTTCTGTCGAATAATTTTTCCCTGATTTTTTTACTAATTGAGAACACAAGGATAACAATGATAATTAATTACACTGATGAACGTGGTAGTGGCAGATAGGATAAGGGTCAAACGATTTTGGATTTGGGATACTTCTCTACGAGAGGCTACGCCAACGACTTCCCTGCGGGACGCTGCGCGAACGCTCAGTACAAGTTTTGGATTGACCCCGACCACAAGGGGCAAACAATTTTAGATTTGGGATACTTCGACTTCGCTCAGTACAAGTTTTGGATTTTGGATTAAATCTAAAATCTAAAATTCTGCGGGGCCTTGCTCGAACCGAAACAATCTAAAATCTAAAATCTAAAATTGGCTTGGTCAATCCGATTCAGTTTTGGCTAAATCCTAAGCTGGAAATTCCTTCGCTAATGGTAGAATTGAATGGCGTAATTTCGGCTTGGCGATCACCGTCATTCCCATAAATTAAACGCACTCTCAGATAACTATCGGGTTTATAGGACATTCGTTCTGCCCATTCAATCGCCACAATTCCTGGTATGACCTCAATACCTTCCCAGTAGCTTTCTAAATTTAAGGCTGCAACATCTTGTGGTTCTAAGCGATATAAATCAAGGTGGTAAAGGGCGAGGCGTCCTTCTGTATACTCATTAATGAGGGTGAAAGTGGGACTTACAATGGGTTCAGCAATGCCCAAACCTTTGCCAATGCCTTGGACTAAAGTGGTTTTGCCAGCACCTAAATCACCCTCTAATAAAATTACACTACCAGGGGTCAGGGATTCACTAAGACTGATACCCAAACGTAGTGTAGCTTCTGCGTCTTTGAGAAGAATTTTCATCAGAAAAATGGGTATGAAACCCCGTCCTTCTAGGACGGCTTTACATGGTATAATCAGCACAGCCACTAGGACCTTAATTGGTGGGTGAAACTCCCAGTGGCGGGACGTTCTGGTTAAAAGGCTGTTACTCTACATGGGTAAGGAGGTACTCTGTACTCCAGTCCCAGCCCCCACAAACAAGGACAATTAAGTGAGTGAGTAACAAGCATACGATAAGTAGACCCAATGGGCAGTTTACGCACTGCTTGGAGGGAGTAGGCGCGATTGACACCGCGCATCGCACGACACTGGGATACGGGTAAACGGTTCTGGGAGTTGTGGTACGAGCAATGCCATTCCTGGTATCTCCTTTTAAAGAATCTCCTCGCCTTTAGGCAGGAGAGTGTCAAAATTTGTTATTGGTCATTAGTCATTAGTCATTAGTCATTAGTCATTAGTCATTAGTCATTTGTGATTGGTTATTTGACAAAGGACAACTGACAACTGACAAAGGACAAATTCTCATTTGGCGTGATGAGCTCCACTGTACCAGCGCAACAATACTCGCGCTAGTTTCTGGGGATTGTGACGGACAAAACCGGTTTCATCTTCATACAAAATATTTGCTGGGACAATCCGGCGTCCTAGTTTGGTGACAGCTTCTCGATCAAGGAACACGGGATGGGAATTTTGTTGAGCGTAGCGGATGAGTGATTGGGCTGATGGGGATTTTTTATGTACGAGTACAGCATCAAAAAGCCGTCTTTGACCAGAAGCCGCATCAATTGCGCTGATGTGGTCAGCAACAGTGTATCCCTCAGTTTCTCCAGGTTGAGTCATGATATTGCAAATATAGATGCGGGGGACAGTTGTGGCGGCGATCGCATCGGCAATTTGTGGGACTAATAAATTAGGAATTAAGCTAGTATAAAGACTACCAGGACCAATAATAATGTAATCAGCTTCTTTAATTGCCTTGATAGCAGCTGGTAAAGCTGGGGGATTAGCAGGAATGCAGCCAATTTTCACAATTTTACCTCCGGCTTTGGGAATGCTAGATTCGCCCTCAATGCGGCGACCGTCCGCTAATTCTGCCCAGAGACGAACATCGCTGAGAGTGGCTGGTAAAACTTGTCCCCGTACCGCTAGGACTTTGGAACTAGCTGCAACAGCGCGTTCTAAATCCCCAGTAATGTCACTCATCGCGGTTAAAAACAAATTGCCAAAACTGTGACCTGTCAAGCCATCCCCAGCACGAAAGCGATATTGAAATAATTCTGTTAATAATTTTTCCTCATCTGCAAGCGCAGCCAAACAATTACGAATATCCCCTGGTGGTAGCACACCAAATTCCTGGCGCAATCGCCCAGAAGAGCCACCATCATCGGCGACGGTAACAATAGCAGTAATATTGGCACTGTAGGTTTTCAGTCCCCGCAGTAATGTAGAAAGTCCTGTACCACCACCAATCACTACTATTTTCGGGCCTCGGAACAATCGCCGATGGGCTAACAGCACATCAATCAGGTCCTCTTCGCCATGTGGTCTTAAGACTTCAGTAATTGAGCCGACAGTGCGAGTTTGTCCCCAAAGCACCAACAGCAAACCGCACAGTATCACCAACGGACCACTGATATAGTTGGGTAAGATCTCGGTGAGTACTCCCAGAAAACCCTTAAGCAACTCCAACATCCAAAAAATGGGGGTCAGCTTAATCCAAATAGCTAACCCCAGACTGACTAACACTACACCCCCAAGACTGATCAATAACCAGCGTTTTATGGAAAGCCCAGGGGATAACCATTTGAACCACTGGTTCACCCGATAGGAAGTGCGACTGCGCGACTGCTTTTGCATGACGTTGAGGGCTTGTCTAAGAAAACCGATTGACATACCTGATTCGGAGCGGTGGTATAAATAATAATTAACAGAAAATGTACACTACCTGGTTTCAACACCAAGCATGGAATTATTACATTTTTCAAACTGTTGACTTTTGGCTCTCGATAACCTCTAGTAGTCTGTCAATTTTGTTTTGAGGGATTTTTGGTAGTGTGAGCGTCTCGCTCACGCGGGCAAGATGCCCGCACTACAGTCCATCATTTTTATCTTGACAGAGTACTAGAAAAAATATGACATGCAACTTGAGTCTTATTCCAGTAGACTGAGCATGACTCCTGAAAGTTGCCAGCATTTGTAGTCAAACAACAACCTAGTACCGCTGCACGGAATTCACCTGCCAAATTCAAAATTCAAAACGCCTAATTTCTGGGATTTTGTAGCTCTGTGAAGATTGTATTTTTATTTCTGCCCTATTGTACTAGTTTGGTGAAACTAAATTTAATTAATGGAAAAACGAATTTTAGGATTAGATCCAGGACTGGCAATTGTAGGCTTTGGGCTAATTAGCTGCAAAGAAAATCAAACCAAAGTCCCAGACACAACCGTAAATATGCTGGATTTTGGTGTAATCAGAACTTCTGCAGATACAGAAATGGCACAGCGCCTATGTACGTTGTTTGACGATTTGCACACCCTGATAGAGGAGTCGCAACCGGATTTGGTTGCGATTGAGAAATTATTCTTCTATCGTATGTCAAGTACTATCGTAGTTGCACAGGCACGGGGTGTACTCATGTTAGTTTTGGGTCAACGTCGTCTCCCCTATGTCGAATTTACCCCTGCTCAAATTAAACAAGCTTTAACTGGTTATGGCAATGCCGATAAGTCCGAAGTCCAAGAAGCGGTAGCGGGGGAGTTGAATTTAGATGAGATTCCCAAGCCAGATGATGCTGCTGATGCTTTAGCAGTCGCCTTGACTGCTTGGTATCAGGTATAGGTTTTCCAATTCACCGGAAATTTGGGTTTAAAGCCTCGCCCTTCTAGGGCGACTTTTGGTCAAATTACCCGTATTTTCCAGAAATAGCTAGAAAGCAAATTGGTAAGAATATGAGCAACAATAGGCACTAATAAGTTCCCACTCAAAAGGGTACTATAACCAAGCGTTAGCCCAACAATAGTTGCCCAAATTACATAGGGCCATTGTTGCTCACCGCTGAGGTGTAAGACGCCAAAGGAAAGACTGGATACGATAACTGCTACATGATCTGATCCTAATGCTGGCAGCATCACGCCGCGAAATAATAATTCTTCACTCAAACCTGGTAGCAACCCCAGCCAAATTATGTCAGGTAAGGCTAAGGGCTTTAGCACCAAATCTAGGTAGTAATCTGCACTTTTACGGTAGGGAGGGCACAAGCGATAACCTAAACCACTTAAAACCGTGATGATTAATCCCAATCCTAACCCCAGGAAAAAATCTCTGGGGTGCCACCGCCAAGAATATAGGGAAAAATCACCAAAGCGCAACCAAAGTTTGGCGACTATCCATAAAATTATAGCAGTCGCTCCCATCGCTCCCAGTACTTGGATGCGTGTCAGGTAGGGAATTTCTGGCTCTTGTCTTTTTTGTTCAACCACGGGTGTTTAGGGAGGAGTGGGGGAGTGGG
The Gloeotrichia echinulata CP02 DNA segment above includes these coding regions:
- a CDS encoding dihydroorotase, coding for MSSAKSLLIRGARIILPNGELMVGDVLMRDRQIVEVAPEISTTTVTTAIDAEGLTLLPGVIDPQVHFREPGLEHKEDLFTASCACAKGGVTSFLEMPNTRPLTTTQEALDDKLHRASTKCLVNYGFFIGATAENLSDLLAVQPTPGIKIFMGSMHGQLLVDQEAALESIFSQGDRLIAVHAEDQARINQRRQEFADIHDPAVHSQIQDNQAALLATQLALKLSRKYQRRLHILHMSTAEEADLLRQDKPSWVTAEVTPQHLMLNTSAYEKIGTLAQMNPPLRSPHDNEVLWQALRDGVIDFIATDHAPHTLEEKAQAYPKSPSGMPGVETSLAVMLTAAMAGKCTVAQVANWMSKAVAIAYGIPNKGAIAPGYDADLVLVDLNTYRQVRREELLTKSRWSPFEGWNLTGWAVTTIVGGEIVYDKGILNTSVRGQALTFLSGSSK
- the tsaE gene encoding tRNA (adenosine(37)-N6)-threonylcarbamoyltransferase complex ATPase subunit type 1 TsaE, whose amino-acid sequence is MKILLKDAEATLRLGISLSESLTPGSVILLEGDLGAGKTTLVQGIGKGLGIAEPIVSPTFTLINEYTEGRLALYHLDLYRLEPQDVAALNLESYWEGIEVIPGIVAIEWAERMSYKPDSYLRVRLIYGNDGDRQAEITPFNSTISEGISSLGFSQN
- a CDS encoding gluconeogenesis factor YvcK family protein, which codes for MSIGFLRQALNVMQKQSRSRTSYRVNQWFKWLSPGLSIKRWLLISLGGVVLVSLGLAIWIKLTPIFWMLELLKGFLGVLTEILPNYISGPLVILCGLLLVLWGQTRTVGSITEVLRPHGEEDLIDVLLAHRRLFRGPKIVVIGGGTGLSTLLRGLKTYSANITAIVTVADDGGSSGRLRQEFGVLPPGDIRNCLAALADEEKLLTELFQYRFRAGDGLTGHSFGNLFLTAMSDITGDLERAVAASSKVLAVRGQVLPATLSDVRLWAELADGRRIEGESSIPKAGGKIVKIGCIPANPPALPAAIKAIKEADYIIIGPGSLYTSLIPNLLVPQIADAIAATTVPRIYICNIMTQPGETEGYTVADHISAIDAASGQRRLFDAVLVHKKSPSAQSLIRYAQQNSHPVFLDREAVTKLGRRIVPANILYEDETGFVRHNPQKLARVLLRWYSGAHHAK
- the ruvC gene encoding crossover junction endodeoxyribonuclease RuvC, producing the protein MEKRILGLDPGLAIVGFGLISCKENQTKVPDTTVNMLDFGVIRTSADTEMAQRLCTLFDDLHTLIEESQPDLVAIEKLFFYRMSSTIVVAQARGVLMLVLGQRRLPYVEFTPAQIKQALTGYGNADKSEVQEAVAGELNLDEIPKPDDAADALAVALTAWYQV
- a CDS encoding CPBP family intramembrane glutamic endopeptidase encodes the protein MVEQKRQEPEIPYLTRIQVLGAMGATAIILWIVAKLWLRFGDFSLYSWRWHPRDFFLGLGLGLIITVLSGLGYRLCPPYRKSADYYLDLVLKPLALPDIIWLGLLPGLSEELLFRGVMLPALGSDHVAVIVSSLSFGVLHLSGEQQWPYVIWATIVGLTLGYSTLLSGNLLVPIVAHILTNLLSSYFWKIRVI